The following nucleotide sequence is from Terriglobales bacterium.
CGCAGGAGCGTTGGCAGGCGGCGCACCGTGGCGGCGGCCGCCGGAAGCGCTCGCTAGGCCTGGTTGCGCAGGTGCAACATGCCGTCGGTGATGAGGTGCCGCATCTCTTCCTCAAGCCCCTCAAGGACGAATTCCGCCCTTTCCATTTCGCACGCGGCAAAGCGCGGATCCATCAAGAAGGCTTCGATCTCGTCCCGTTGCTGGTAAAGCTCTAACAGTCTCGTGTTCATGATTCCCTCACCCAAAATTCATCGTGCACTCGGGATTGACCACTGGGCTGTGATTGTTATCACAGAACGGTTGTTTGTTTGAGAGGAAGAAGCCTTAGAGGAATCAATTTAGAAACGGGCATGCACCTTCGATTGTGCGGAGCATGCCCCTCAGGTTCTCAGCCGATTACTTAAGACCGATACGTCCGACGGTACGCGTCGAACTTCTCGAGGAATCGGTCGATTTCCGCTTTCTGTAAGTAGTACGGAGTGGAAAGCCTAATCTTGTACGGGTCGCCGCCGCGGACGCGGATCTTGTCCTTCTTCCAGAGATCGCGCTCGAGATCGGCGATTTTTACGGGTGCGATGCTGAACGATACGATTCCGCAACGCATAGCGGGATTCTCGGACGTCCACAGTTCGGCGCCGCGTTTCTGCATCTCGGACATTATGTAGCTGGCCAAGGCGCGATGCCGCTTTTCGATCCGATCAAGCCCGATCTGCTTGCAGAGCTCCAGGGAGGCTTTCATGCCGGCGAGTGTCGGAACGTTCGACGAGCCGATGTGTTGGAAGCGTTCCGCCCTGATCTTCGGATCGTCCCAGCCGTGCGATGTCGTCGTACTCCAGAGGCGGTCGATCATCTCGTCGCGAACATAGAGGAAGCCGGTACCCTTGGGAGCCTGCAACCACTTGTGCGGACTGGCGCCGTACATATCGCAGCCGAGCGCCTTGATGTTCAGCGGCATCATGCCGGGCACGTGCGCTCCGTCGATCATCGATACAATGCCTTTGCTGCGAGCAAGATCGCAGATTTCCTTCACCGGCTGGATAACACCCGTCACGGTGGTGATGTGACTGGTGAAGATGACCTTCGTCTTCGGCGTGATCAGGTCCTTGATACGGTTCAGGATCACTGCCGGGTCGTTTACCGGTTTCGGAATCTCGTACTTCTTTACTACTACGCCATAACGCTTCGACTTCACGCCCCAAGGCCCTTCGCCACTCGGATGCTCCTGGTCCGACATGATCACTTCATCGCCAGGTTTCATATCGAGGCCGTTCACCATGAAGCTATTGGCTTCGGTGGCGTTCCGAACCAGCGCAATCTCGTCACGCGTGGCGCCGACGAACTCGGCCAG
It contains:
- a CDS encoding aminotransferase class V-fold PLP-dependent enzyme, giving the protein MHNRRTFIQGTLGLAAAAGVAPLLPEAVAQSFQLSVPPMPDRSLHDRDENAYWAAIRKQFVIPADHIYLNNGTVGSSPLPVLKAVFDSYFDCERLDWEDPERYPIWGYEPWNDYRDPLAEFVGATRDEIALVRNATEANSFMVNGLDMKPGDEVIMSDQEHPSGEGPWGVKSKRYGVVVKKYEIPKPVNDPAVILNRIKDLITPKTKVIFTSHITTVTGVIQPVKEICDLARSKGIVSMIDGAHVPGMMPLNIKALGCDMYGASPHKWLQAPKGTGFLYVRDEMIDRLWSTTTSHGWDDPKIRAERFQHIGSSNVPTLAGMKASLELCKQIGLDRIEKRHRALASYIMSEMQKRGAELWTSENPAMRCGIVSFSIAPVKIADLERDLWKKDKIRVRGGDPYKIRLSTPYYLQKAEIDRFLEKFDAYRRTYRS